The Desulfarculaceae bacterium genome window below encodes:
- the rfbA gene encoding glucose-1-phosphate thymidylyltransferase RfbA produces the protein MHKGIILAGGSGTRLYPATRAVSKQLLVVYDKPMIYYPISTLMLAGITEILIITTPHDQEAYRALLGDGSQWGLRLSYATQAAPEGLAQAFVLGRDFLDGAPAALTLGDNLFFGHGFTSLLRRATEREELSTIYLYQVSDPGRYGVAEFGEDESVTSVVEKPAAPPSRWAVTGLYFFASEVCEVAAKVEKSPRGEMEITEVINHFIKAGRLNSVKMGRGYAWLDTGTPEALLQASSFVGTIERRQGVKIACLEEIAYNLQLVGREELRERLQSQADIPYYKYVLDLIEAGPPVVLD, from the coding sequence ATGCATAAAGGCATCATCTTGGCGGGGGGGTCGGGAACCAGGCTGTATCCGGCCACCAGGGCGGTGAGCAAGCAGCTCCTGGTGGTCTACGACAAGCCCATGATCTACTATCCCATTTCCACCCTGATGCTGGCGGGCATCACCGAGATATTGATCATCACCACCCCCCACGACCAGGAGGCCTACCGCGCCCTGCTGGGCGACGGCTCTCAGTGGGGGCTGCGCCTCTCCTACGCCACCCAGGCCGCGCCCGAGGGGCTGGCCCAGGCCTTTGTGCTGGGCCGCGACTTCCTGGACGGCGCTCCGGCGGCACTCACCCTGGGCGACAACCTTTTCTTCGGCCACGGCTTCACCAGCCTGCTGCGCCGGGCCACCGAGCGCGAGGAGCTCTCCACCATCTACCTGTACCAGGTCTCCGACCCCGGCCGTTACGGCGTGGCGGAGTTCGGCGAGGACGAGAGCGTGACCTCGGTGGTAGAAAAGCCGGCCGCGCCCCCTTCCCGCTGGGCGGTTACCGGCCTGTACTTCTTCGCTTCCGAGGTGTGCGAGGTGGCCGCCAAGGTGGAAAAGTCACCCCGCGGCGAGATGGAGATCACCGAGGTGATCAACCATTTCATAAAGGCCGGGCGGCTCAACAGCGTCAAGATGGGGCGGGGCTATGCCTGGCTGGACACCGGCACCCCGGAGGCCTTGTTGCAGGCTTCCTCCTTCGTGGGCACCATCGAGCGCCGCCAGGGAGTGAAGATCGCCTGCCTGGAGGAGATCGCCTACAACCTGCAACTGGTGGGGCGCGAGGAGCTTCGGGAGCGGCTGCAGAGCCAGGCGGACATTCCATATTATAAGTATGTGCTGGACCTGATCGAGGCCGGCCCGCCTGTGGTCCTGGATTGA
- the rfbD gene encoding dTDP-4-dehydrorhamnose reductase → MATRKILLFGAHGMLGREIMMTPLPAPMELTGLARAQADVTDPGSVERALAAHRPHLVINATAYSKVDQAEGDPQAARAVNAGGAGNLAVACHQAGVPLMHFSTDYVFDGALRRPYTESDPPAPLNEYGRSKLEGEELVRAQCPRHLIIRTSWLFGAWAHNFIHTMVGLIKSRPVIKVVDDQVGCPTATLGLAAALIKVAGLLPAQGESAWGTYHLCGPLVLSRYQFAQMIWEAARDRMDKELVLEPVGSEVFAAPAARPAYSALDCAKIKECFGLALEDWRPELARIVAGLLSEEKLAHA, encoded by the coding sequence ATGGCCACGCGCAAGATACTGCTTTTCGGCGCCCATGGCATGTTGGGGCGCGAGATCATGATGACGCCGCTACCCGCGCCCATGGAGCTGACCGGGCTGGCCCGCGCCCAGGCGGACGTGACCGATCCCGGCTCGGTGGAGCGGGCCCTGGCCGCGCACCGGCCCCATCTGGTGATCAACGCCACGGCATATTCTAAGGTGGATCAGGCCGAGGGCGATCCGCAAGCCGCCCGGGCGGTGAATGCGGGGGGCGCCGGGAACCTGGCCGTGGCTTGTCATCAAGCAGGCGTGCCGCTGATGCATTTCTCCACGGACTACGTGTTCGACGGGGCCTTGCGGCGGCCATACACCGAGAGCGACCCGCCCGCGCCTCTCAACGAGTACGGCCGCTCCAAGCTGGAGGGCGAAGAGCTAGTGCGCGCCCAATGCCCGCGCCATCTGATCATCCGCACCTCCTGGCTTTTCGGGGCCTGGGCCCATAACTTCATCCACACCATGGTGGGGCTGATCAAGAGCCGCCCCGTCATCAAGGTGGTGGACGACCAGGTGGGTTGCCCCACGGCCACGCTGGGTTTGGCCGCCGCCCTGATTAAGGTGGCGGGACTGCTGCCCGCGCAAGGCGAGAGCGCCTGGGGCACCTATCATTTATGCGGGCCTCTGGTCCTTAGCCGCTACCAGTTCGCGCAAATGATCTGGGAGGCTGCACGGGATAGGATGGACAAAGAACTGGTCCTGGAGCCGGTGGGCAGCGAGGTCTTTGCCGCTCCGGCGGCGCGTCCGGCCTACTCGGCCCTGGATTGCGCTAAGATCAAGGAGTGCTTCGGCCTGGCCCTGGAAGACTGGCGGCCGGAGCTGGCCCGCATTGTGGCGGGGTTGCTCTCAGAGGAGAAGCTGGCCCATGCATAA
- a CDS encoding O-antigen ligase family protein gives MNSSHAQDNRAKSYVIILGATLFLGPLLFGGVYPWAHGLIEIGILVAFLLWLRGKPAGPQGPDAAPWGLWCLLAFLTWAGVQLIPLPREIVRLVAEPIFSLWQLDFLPGDIVRPHALLPLTVYPFATASTGLLWLCYALAFVLAIRTGNSPRPAGLIWLVLVAGLTVASVAIIQQGLNAKAIYGIFTPLHSSSFTGPYVNYNHFAGYLELAIPLGISLLALHARKDSSSESGQAWVCGGAVAIMAAALFMSRSRGGIFAFGLVLLGQILFLVVLMGRTRARGKLVTFGLLLLFLLGLGAAITDWSQTLPRFHNLFRQDAASSIRWQLYKDVWGMSKQLPLTGSGLGTFKEGYPPFKTIPRQGVFVHAHNDYLEILAETGWPGLLMFLGFVAWVLARGGGCLLRALSRRTRGDPPDPGRVLLLVGCLGGFISLLIHGLVDFNLRIPANALTWFVLAGLAVGLSAPAPPQETA, from the coding sequence ATGAACTCCAGCCACGCTCAAGACAACCGCGCCAAATCCTATGTGATCATCCTGGGGGCGACCCTTTTTCTGGGTCCGCTGCTCTTCGGCGGGGTCTATCCCTGGGCACACGGGCTGATCGAGATCGGCATCCTAGTGGCCTTCCTGCTCTGGCTGCGGGGCAAACCGGCCGGGCCCCAAGGGCCGGACGCCGCACCCTGGGGGCTGTGGTGCCTGCTGGCCTTTTTGACCTGGGCCGGGGTGCAGCTGATACCCCTGCCCCGCGAGATCGTCCGCCTGGTGGCCGAGCCGATCTTCAGCCTTTGGCAGCTTGATTTCCTGCCTGGAGACATTGTTCGGCCCCATGCCCTGCTCCCCTTGACCGTCTATCCCTTCGCCACAGCCAGCACCGGCCTGCTTTGGCTCTGCTACGCACTGGCCTTTGTCCTGGCCATTAGAACAGGCAACTCACCGAGGCCTGCAGGCCTGATATGGCTGGTGCTGGTAGCCGGGTTAACGGTAGCTTCCGTTGCCATTATCCAACAAGGCCTGAACGCCAAGGCGATATACGGCATTTTTACTCCCTTGCACAGCAGTTCCTTCACCGGACCTTATGTGAACTACAACCATTTCGCGGGCTATCTGGAACTTGCAATCCCTCTGGGAATAAGCTTGCTGGCCCTGCACGCCCGCAAGGACTCATCTTCGGAATCGGGCCAGGCCTGGGTCTGCGGAGGGGCTGTGGCCATCATGGCCGCGGCTCTGTTCATGTCCCGTTCGCGCGGCGGCATCTTCGCCTTCGGCCTGGTGCTCCTTGGACAGATCCTCTTCCTAGTCGTCCTGATGGGACGGACGCGCGCCCGGGGCAAACTCGTGACCTTCGGTTTGCTGCTATTGTTCCTGCTGGGCCTGGGCGCAGCTATCACCGACTGGTCCCAAACCCTGCCCCGTTTTCACAACCTGTTTCGACAAGACGCGGCGAGCAGCATCCGCTGGCAGCTTTACAAGGACGTGTGGGGCATGAGCAAGCAATTGCCCCTCACCGGCAGCGGCCTGGGCACCTTTAAGGAGGGCTATCCTCCCTTCAAGACCATTCCCCGTCAGGGCGTGTTCGTTCATGCCCACAACGACTACTTGGAGATTCTGGCCGAGACCGGCTGGCCGGGGCTGCTCATGTTCCTGGGCTTCGTGGCTTGGGTGCTGGCCCGGGGCGGAGGCTGTCTGCTGCGCGCCCTCTCGCGGCGCACCCGGGGCGATCCCCCGGACCCGGGCCGGGTCCTGCTCCTGGTGGGCTGCCTGGGCGGCTTCATCTCTTTGCTCATCCACGGTCTGGTGGATTTCAACCTGCGCATCCCGGCCAACGCCCTCACCTGGTTCGTGCTGGCCGGGCTGGCCGTGGGCCTGAGCGCGCCGGCCCCGCCCCAGGAAACCGCCTGA